In Macaca thibetana thibetana isolate TM-01 chromosome 8, ASM2454274v1, whole genome shotgun sequence, one DNA window encodes the following:
- the ANK1 gene encoding ankyrin-1 isoform X12: MWTFVTQLLVTLVLLSFFLVSCQNVMHIVRGSLCFVLKHIHQELDKELGESEGVSDDEETISTRVVRRRVFLKGNEFQNIPGEQVTEEQFTDEQGNIVTKKIIRKVVRQIDLSSADAAQEHEEVELRGSGLQPDLIEGRKGAQIVKRASLKRGKQ, translated from the exons ATGTGGACTTTCGTCACCCAGCTCCTGGTCACACTGGTGCTGCTGAGTTTCTTCCTGGTCAGCTGTCAGAACGTGATGCACATTGTCAGGGGGTCCCTGTGCTTCGTGCTGAAGCACATCCACCAGGAGCTGGACAAGGAGCTGGGGGAGAGCGAGGGCGTCAGTGACGACGAGGAGACCATCTCCACCAGGGTGGTCCGGCGGCGGGTCTTCCTGAAG GGGAATGAGTTTCAGAATATTCCAGGGGAGCAGGTGACAGAGGAACAGTTCACGGATGAGCAGGGCAACATTGTCACCAAGAAG aTCATTCGCAAGGTGGTTCGGCAGATAGACTTGTCCAGCGCCGACGCTGCCCAGGAGCACGAGGAG GTGGAGCTGAGAGGGAGTGGCCTACAACCGGACCTGATAGAGGGCAGGAAAGGGGCGCAGATAGTGAAGCGGGCCAGCCTGAAAAGGGGGAAACAGTGA
- the ANK1 gene encoding ankyrin-1 isoform X11 produces MWTFVTQLLVTLVLLSFFLVSCQNVMHIVRGSLCFVLKHIHQELDKELGESEGVSDDEETISTRVVRRRVFLKGNEFQNIPGEQVTEEQFTDEQGNIVTKKIIRKVVRQIDLSSADAAQEHEEVTVTGPLEDPSELEVDIDSFMKHAKDHTSTPNP; encoded by the exons ATGTGGACTTTCGTCACCCAGCTCCTGGTCACACTGGTGCTGCTGAGTTTCTTCCTGGTCAGCTGTCAGAACGTGATGCACATTGTCAGGGGGTCCCTGTGCTTCGTGCTGAAGCACATCCACCAGGAGCTGGACAAGGAGCTGGGGGAGAGCGAGGGCGTCAGTGACGACGAGGAGACCATCTCCACCAGGGTGGTCCGGCGGCGGGTCTTCCTGAAG GGGAATGAGTTTCAGAATATTCCAGGGGAGCAGGTGACAGAGGAACAGTTCACGGATGAGCAGGGCAACATTGTCACCAAGAAG aTCATTCGCAAGGTGGTTCGGCAGATAGACTTGTCCAGCGCCGACGCTGCCCAGGAGCACGAGGAGGTGACTGTCACAGGGCCCCTGGAGGATCCCAGTGAGCTGGAGGTCGATATTGATTCCTTTATGAAACATGCCAAG GATCACACCTCGACACCCAACCCCTGA
- the ANK1 gene encoding ankyrin-1 isoform X13 produces MWTFVTQLLVTLVLLSFFLVSCQNVMHIVRGSLCFVLKHIHQELDKELGESEGVSDDEETISTRVVRRRVFLKGNEFQNIPGEQVTEEQFTDEQGNIVTKKDHTSTPNP; encoded by the exons ATGTGGACTTTCGTCACCCAGCTCCTGGTCACACTGGTGCTGCTGAGTTTCTTCCTGGTCAGCTGTCAGAACGTGATGCACATTGTCAGGGGGTCCCTGTGCTTCGTGCTGAAGCACATCCACCAGGAGCTGGACAAGGAGCTGGGGGAGAGCGAGGGCGTCAGTGACGACGAGGAGACCATCTCCACCAGGGTGGTCCGGCGGCGGGTCTTCCTGAAG GGGAATGAGTTTCAGAATATTCCAGGGGAGCAGGTGACAGAGGAACAGTTCACGGATGAGCAGGGCAACATTGTCACCAAGAAG GATCACACCTCGACACCCAACCCCTGA
- the NKX6-3 gene encoding homeobox protein Nkx-6.3 — MESNLQGTFLLNNTPLAQFPEMKAPVCQYSVQNSFYKLSPTGLGPQLAAGTPHGITDILSRPVAAPNSSLLSGYSHVAGFGGLSSQGVYYSPQVGNFSKAGNEYPTRTRNCWADTGQDWRGSRQCSNTPDPLSDSIHKKKHTRPTFTGHQIFALEKTFEQTKYLAGPERARLAYSLGMTESQVKVWFQNRRTKWRKKSALEPSSSTPRAPGGAGAGAGGDRAPSENEDDEYNKPLDPDSDDEKIRLLLRKHRAAFSVLSLGAHSV; from the exons ATGGAGTCCAACCTGCAGGGGACCTTCCTGCTGAACAACACGCCGCTGGCTCAGTTTCCGGAGATGAAGGCCCCTGTGTGCCAGTACTCAGTGCAGAACTCCTTCTACAAGCTCAGCCCCACGGGGCTGGGCCCCCAGCTGGCCGCGGGGACCCCCCACGGGATCACGGACATCCTGAGCAGGCCCGTGGCTGCACCGAACAGCAGCCTCCTCTCCGGCTACTCCCACGTGGCAGGCTTCGGGGGGCTCAGCTCGCAGGGGGTCTACTACAGCCCCCAGGTAGGAAATTTTTCCAAGGCTGGAAACGAGTACCCCACCCGGACCCGGAACTGCTGGGCGGACACCGGCCAGGACTGGCGAGGCAGTCGGCAGTGCAGCAACA CCCCAGATCCCCTAAGTGACAGCATACACAAGAAGAAGCACACCCGGCCCACCTTCACGGGGCACCAGATCTTTGCCCTGGAGAAAACCTTTGAGCAGACCAAGTACTTGGCTGGCCCTGAGAGGGCGCGGCTGGCATACTCCCTGGGCATGACTGAATCACAGGTCAAG GTGTGGTTCCAGAACCGCAGGACCAAGTGGCGGAAGAAGAGCGCCCTGGAACCCTCGTCCTCCACGCCCCGGGCCCCGGGCGGCGCGGGCGCGGGCGCAGGCGGGGACCGCGCACCCTCGGAGAACGAGGACGACGAGTACAACAAGCCGCTGGACCCTGACTCTGACGATGAGAAGATCCGCCTGCTGCTGCGCAAGCACCGCGCCGCCTTCTCGGTGCTCAGCCTGGGAGCGCACAGCGTCTGA